In Methylomagnum ishizawai, one DNA window encodes the following:
- a CDS encoding TIGR01458 family HAD-type hydrolase yields the protein MDPIASAAPRPIAAKGLLIDLDGVLYVGQTPIEGAAESLARLRAGGLALRFATNTSTLSLASLHRKLLGLGLDIDASEIISAPQAARLYLERLGRPRCALLLTGDVKSDFAAVEEVDIESADYLVLGDIGPAWDHGLLNRLFKRLMLGAKLIAIHRNRFWQTEAGLCMDIGGLVAALEYCTGQSALVMGKPAADFFRVALREMSLAADEVAMVGDDIDADVGGGQAAGLAGILVRTGKYREAYARASAVRPDAVVDSVRELPGFLGL from the coding sequence ATGGACCCCATAGCCAGCGCCGCGCCGCGGCCCATCGCCGCCAAAGGCTTGCTCATCGATCTGGACGGCGTGTTGTATGTCGGCCAGACCCCCATCGAGGGCGCGGCGGAAAGTCTCGCCCGCCTCCGCGCCGGAGGTCTCGCCCTCCGCTTCGCCACCAACACCAGCACGCTGTCCCTGGCTTCCCTGCACCGGAAGCTGCTGGGCCTGGGGTTGGACATCGACGCCAGCGAAATCATCAGCGCCCCGCAAGCGGCCCGGCTGTACTTGGAGCGCCTGGGTCGACCCCGTTGCGCCCTGTTGCTGACCGGGGATGTGAAAAGCGATTTCGCCGCCGTGGAGGAGGTTGATATTGAAAGCGCCGATTATCTGGTGCTGGGCGATATCGGCCCGGCCTGGGACCATGGGTTGCTGAACCGGCTGTTCAAGCGTTTGATGCTGGGGGCGAAGCTCATCGCCATTCATCGCAACCGCTTTTGGCAGACCGAAGCGGGGCTTTGCATGGATATCGGCGGCTTGGTGGCGGCGCTGGAATATTGCACCGGGCAGAGCGCCCTGGTGATGGGCAAGCCTGCGGCGGATTTCTTCCGGGTGGCGTTGCGGGAGATGAGTTTGGCAGCGGACGAGGTCGCCATGGTCGGCGACGATATCGATGCGGATGTGGGCGGCGGGCAGGCGGCGGGCTTGGCGGGGATTTTGGTGCGGACTGGCAAGTATCGGGAGGCTTATGCGCGGGCTTCGGCGGTGCGGCCCGATGCCGTCGTCGATTCGGTGCGGGAGTTGCCGGGGTTCTTGGGGCTATAA
- a CDS encoding LysR family transcriptional regulator, producing the protein MTKLSLDALEVLEAIDRRGSFAQAAEELFRVPSALTYTVRKLEEDLGVEVFDRRGHRAKLTAAGRELLEQGRPLLVAAAALEARVKRVAQGWEPELRIAHDDILPTEGLFPFAERFYRLGSGTRLRIATEVLGGSWDALLSDRADLVVGAPCEGPAGGGYAVKILGSHGFVFAVAPHHPLAAAPEPLASCDIQAHRAVAVADSSRNLPPRSTGLLSGQDILTVPTLRAKLQAQELGLGVGYLPLGLAADALAAGRLVEKQVAAPKPAGPFCMAWKAGPRGRALAWWVEALSAAEAGAWWQPG; encoded by the coding sequence ATGACCAAGCTCAGCCTCGACGCCCTCGAAGTACTGGAAGCCATCGACCGGCGCGGTAGTTTCGCGCAGGCGGCGGAAGAATTGTTCCGGGTGCCCTCGGCCCTCACCTACACCGTCCGCAAGCTGGAAGAAGACCTGGGCGTCGAGGTGTTCGATCGCCGCGGCCACCGCGCCAAGCTGACCGCCGCCGGACGCGAATTGCTGGAACAAGGCCGGCCTTTGCTGGTGGCGGCGGCGGCCTTGGAGGCGCGGGTGAAGCGGGTGGCGCAGGGCTGGGAACCGGAATTGCGCATCGCCCACGATGATATCCTGCCGACGGAAGGCTTGTTCCCCTTCGCCGAGCGCTTCTACCGGCTCGGTTCCGGCACCCGGCTGCGGATCGCCACCGAGGTGCTGGGCGGCAGTTGGGACGCCCTGCTCTCGGACCGGGCCGACCTCGTCGTCGGTGCCCCCTGCGAAGGTCCGGCGGGCGGCGGCTACGCGGTGAAAATCCTGGGCAGCCATGGGTTCGTGTTCGCGGTGGCCCCGCACCATCCCTTGGCCGCAGCCCCGGAACCTTTGGCTTCGTGTGATATCCAGGCCCACCGGGCGGTGGCGGTGGCCGATAGTTCGCGCAACCTGCCGCCGCGCAGCACGGGGCTCTTGTCGGGCCAGGATATCCTCACCGTGCCGACCCTCAGGGCCAAGCTCCAGGCCCAGGAACTGGGCCTGGGCGTGGGCTATTTGCCGCTGGGCCTCGCGGCGGACGCCCTCGCCGCCGGGCGCTTGGTGGAAAAACAAGTGGCCGCGCCCAAGCCCGCCGGTCCTTTCTGCATGGCCTGGAAAGCCGGACCACGCGGACGGGCGTTGGCGTGGTGGGTGGAGGCGCTGTCGGCGGCGGAAGCCGGGGCGTGGTGGCAACCCGGATAA
- a CDS encoding HDOD domain-containing protein, translating into MSSQPHAAMSALTLANEIKTLFSLPEAVFKLGQLLNSPYVTNGEIGEVIISDPALTARVLQLANSGLMDSPAKIETVSGAIALIGREALRNLLVATTVTNRFQGIPPELIDMERFWLNSVACGVIARSLAFRCRVFDSEPLFVAGLLHKVGRLALYSGRADLYRQVLAQHDSSEEGLNQAEFSVFGFTHAELGAELLRLWGLPERLQAAVAFYLAPSLAPCYRKSAALIHVASALASNIEPSVSPDEALYGENVCFEKGAWNLLGLPLYVIPPILDEAWIQAFEIFEILRPNPV; encoded by the coding sequence ATGAGTAGTCAGCCCCACGCGGCGATGAGCGCCCTCACGCTCGCTAACGAAATCAAGACCTTGTTCTCCCTGCCCGAGGCGGTGTTCAAGCTCGGCCAGTTGTTGAATTCGCCCTATGTCACCAATGGCGAGATCGGCGAGGTCATCATCAGCGACCCGGCCTTGACGGCGCGGGTGCTGCAACTGGCCAACAGCGGGCTGATGGATTCCCCGGCCAAGATCGAGACCGTGTCCGGGGCCATCGCCCTGATCGGCCGCGAAGCCCTGCGCAACCTCTTGGTCGCCACCACCGTGACCAACCGTTTCCAGGGCATCCCGCCCGAGTTGATCGACATGGAGCGGTTCTGGCTCAATAGCGTGGCCTGCGGGGTGATCGCCCGTTCCTTGGCTTTCCGCTGCCGGGTGTTCGATAGCGAACCCTTGTTCGTGGCCGGCTTGCTGCACAAGGTCGGGCGCTTGGCGTTGTATTCGGGGCGGGCCGATTTGTACCGCCAAGTCCTGGCCCAGCACGACAGCAGCGAGGAGGGGCTGAACCAAGCCGAGTTCAGTGTGTTCGGCTTCACCCATGCCGAACTCGGGGCCGAGTTGTTGCGGCTGTGGGGCTTGCCCGAGCGTTTGCAGGCCGCCGTGGCGTTTTATCTGGCCCCGAGCCTGGCCCCGTGCTATCGCAAGAGCGCCGCCTTGATCCATGTCGCCAGCGCCCTGGCCTCCAATATCGAGCCTTCGGTTTCGCCAGACGAGGCCCTCTATGGCGAAAACGTCTGTTTCGAGAAGGGCGCCTGGAACCTGTTGGGGCTGCCTTTGTACGTGATCCCGCCCATCCTCGACGAAGCCTGGATACAGGCCTTCGAAATCTTTGAGATACTGCGGCCCAATCCCGTGTGA